The following coding sequences are from one bacterium SCSIO 12741 window:
- a CDS encoding DUF2271 domain-containing protein — protein MKKTLKIVLFFAMITTVFAFSTLDGKKVKCMIQMENYEGEGAYVIISLINPEGKYDETLYVQGDDDEWYYEISSWWKFYGRNRIPLDGITGSTISGGERAITVFEVDESKIDKGYRIRFESAVEAKNYHEKDVEFELTTSNLQKKFNGKGFIRYIRLLPQ, from the coding sequence ATGAAAAAGACACTTAAAATTGTCCTATTCTTCGCCATGATAACAACTGTGTTTGCCTTCTCCACCCTTGATGGGAAGAAGGTTAAATGCATGATTCAAATGGAAAATTATGAAGGAGAAGGAGCTTATGTCATCATTTCTCTGATTAACCCGGAAGGCAAGTATGATGAGACCCTTTACGTTCAGGGAGATGACGATGAATGGTATTATGAGATCTCATCCTGGTGGAAGTTTTACGGTAGAAATCGAATTCCTTTGGATGGAATTACCGGAAGTACCATTTCGGGTGGAGAAAGAGCCATTACCGTTTTTGAAGTAGACGAATCCAAAATTGATAAAGGCTATCGTATTCGGTTTGAGTCCGCAGTTGAAGCGAAAAATTACCACGAAAAAGACGTCGAGTTTGAACTTACCACATCCAATTTGCAGAAGAAGTTTAATGGCAAAGGATTTATCCGGTATATCCGCTTACTTCCTCAATAA
- a CDS encoding PepSY domain-containing protein — MIRSFWRTAHLFLAVVCSIFLLITSITGVILSFEPVQNKLDPHHISHGDGTSLAVLLDTLKSQHGDLIEMKVDNREFLQISVIDQSGDFLTFHIDPNSGLRLDEVEEIPAIYTFSRKLHRSLFLKETGRLLVGICSFLLLFIALSGIFLVIRQQLGIRHFFSRVKKHGFYSYWHLIFGRVSLPVIVIIALSGTYLSMYRFELVSHTEIRSLDQPATDQTLKPIREFEVFKATKLTQLIDLQFPFSDDPEEYFLLQLKDREITIDQFSGAIIDERKFGTPLLLKNLSYTLHTGQGSILWSLVLGLASLGILFFLFSGTMIAWKRLRNLKTRNLPKQDCSIVILVGSENGSSARKAKRFKKLLLHKGFKAYLETMNNYQVYEQMEQLIIFTSTYGKGEPPSNAKRFKERFRSISQNRPFHYSVLGFGSTEYAEFCKYAEEVNDLLGQTTHAFKPLVKIDKQHESDFENWLRVWCDRMGISLEKEDLKYIRNSDEELTEFKVKKRTDPTEDNHQYYQLTLSNKKAKLKAGDLLAIRPTKDEVERYYSVGKNRDGDVLLSIRKHKHGLCSGYLSQLSVGSTVQTRIQSNAKFHFPSQNHRVIAICNGTGIAPFIGMGYENSNKSDFHVFWGGRSRTVLNVFQPLINEVQADGRLRSFTAVFSREKGEESIYIQDFLLAEEQKTFLVESLHDGAVLMVCGSLVMRYGLMHNLDKMLSEKQGQPLTYFEENGQILSDCY; from the coding sequence ATGATCCGATCGTTTTGGCGGACAGCCCACCTGTTTCTGGCTGTGGTTTGTTCCATTTTTTTGCTAATCACCTCCATTACCGGGGTGATTTTGTCGTTTGAACCGGTTCAGAATAAACTGGATCCCCACCACATTAGTCATGGTGATGGTACTTCCTTAGCAGTCTTATTGGATACACTGAAGAGCCAGCATGGCGACCTGATTGAAATGAAAGTGGATAATCGGGAGTTTTTACAAATTTCCGTCATTGACCAAAGTGGCGACTTTTTAACCTTTCATATCGACCCTAACTCCGGATTGCGGCTGGATGAAGTGGAAGAAATACCGGCCATTTATACCTTTTCCAGAAAGCTGCATCGATCCTTGTTTCTAAAAGAAACAGGCCGCCTGCTGGTCGGAATCTGCTCCTTCCTCCTCCTGTTTATTGCCCTCTCGGGTATTTTCCTGGTCATCCGTCAGCAATTGGGCATCCGACATTTCTTCTCCCGGGTAAAAAAGCACGGATTTTACTCCTATTGGCATTTGATTTTTGGACGAGTATCACTACCCGTAATTGTGATCATTGCCTTATCAGGCACCTACCTTTCCATGTATCGGTTTGAGCTGGTTTCACACACAGAGATACGATCCTTAGATCAACCCGCAACGGATCAAACGCTAAAACCTATTAGGGAATTTGAAGTGTTTAAAGCCACCAAGCTAACCCAGCTTATAGATCTACAATTTCCCTTTTCAGACGATCCCGAAGAATATTTCCTGCTGCAACTCAAGGATCGCGAAATAACCATTGACCAGTTCTCGGGAGCCATCATCGATGAACGCAAATTTGGCACTCCTCTCCTACTCAAGAACCTCAGTTACACCCTCCACACGGGCCAGGGTTCCATTCTTTGGTCTCTGGTGTTGGGCTTGGCTTCATTGGGTATATTGTTCTTTCTCTTTTCCGGAACGATGATTGCCTGGAAACGCTTGAGAAATCTAAAAACCAGAAACCTGCCGAAGCAAGATTGCAGCATCGTCATTTTGGTTGGTTCAGAAAACGGAAGTTCTGCCCGAAAAGCAAAACGGTTTAAAAAGCTACTGCTTCATAAAGGGTTTAAGGCCTACCTGGAAACCATGAACAACTACCAGGTTTATGAACAAATGGAGCAGCTGATTATCTTTACTTCTACCTATGGTAAGGGCGAGCCGCCAAGCAATGCCAAGCGGTTTAAAGAACGATTTCGTTCCATATCTCAAAACCGTCCCTTTCACTACTCTGTCCTGGGTTTCGGTTCTACTGAATACGCTGAATTTTGCAAATATGCGGAGGAGGTTAACGACCTTTTAGGCCAAACTACCCATGCCTTTAAGCCCCTGGTTAAAATTGACAAACAACACGAATCAGACTTCGAGAACTGGTTGAGAGTTTGGTGCGACCGAATGGGCATTTCTCTGGAAAAGGAAGACTTGAAGTACATCCGGAATTCTGATGAGGAGCTCACTGAATTCAAGGTGAAAAAACGAACTGATCCCACAGAGGACAATCATCAGTATTACCAATTAACGCTAAGCAACAAGAAAGCAAAATTGAAAGCCGGCGACCTCCTTGCAATAAGGCCCACTAAGGATGAGGTTGAGCGATACTATTCCGTGGGTAAAAATCGCGATGGAGACGTACTCTTGAGCATTCGAAAGCACAAGCATGGATTGTGTTCCGGATATTTAAGTCAACTATCGGTGGGTTCAACGGTTCAAACCCGAATTCAATCCAATGCTAAGTTTCATTTTCCCAGCCAAAATCATCGGGTTATTGCCATCTGCAACGGTACAGGCATCGCTCCATTTATTGGCATGGGGTATGAAAATTCCAACAAATCCGATTTTCATGTGTTTTGGGGCGGTCGATCAAGAACGGTTTTGAATGTGTTCCAGCCCCTTATAAACGAAGTTCAAGCGGATGGTCGGCTGCGGTCGTTCACTGCTGTATTTTCCAGAGAAAAGGGGGAAGAATCAATTTATATTCAGGATTTTCTGCTCGCTGAAGAACAAAAGACCTTTCTGGTGGAATCTCTACATGACGGTGCCGTTTTGATGGTGTGCGGTTCCTTGGTCATGAGATATGGGCTGATGCATAACTTGGATAAAATGCTTTCCGAAAAACAGGGCCAGCCATTGACCTATTTTGAAGAGAATGGCCAAATCCTTTCGGATTGTTATTAA
- a CDS encoding tetratricopeptide repeat protein, which produces MKHLLFTLLILTIHLIPNKAIANTDSLNAVWSDPSLPDSVRIAAGAKLAWDGYLFSQPDTAFVIANDLYEMAKRIDHLKWQSSALNIQGISCHIRGMDDKALIYFNRCLEINKELGGKKGIANMQNNIGLIYLDQEKLEKAKETFLAVLKIREELNQTKAMSKTLNNLGLVYIELTEYDKALKVFEQSLEIKKEFNDPKEIAAAYNNIGLVYHRQDSFDLALKFYELTLKIRLEVNDLRDLSTSYYNLGEVYFQKGYLDKAQPLLDKSLAIAEEIGWPDRISTCTGTLYKIQEEKGNDKEALKLYKVHVTMRDSVKSAEVTEQLAQAESRIQFEKELLIREQDKKEAERQAAVAKERRNTLQYSGIGAGVFLLFGLLFLLVRIPLPAWAVELATFLPFLILFEFLLVITDPWVESLTGGEPLYKLLVNALLAGFIFPLHSFFERLLKKRLFNLE; this is translated from the coding sequence ATGAAACATCTACTTTTCACTCTTCTGATCCTAACCATCCATTTGATTCCCAATAAAGCGATTGCAAATACGGATAGTCTAAACGCGGTGTGGAGCGATCCTTCCCTACCCGACTCTGTGAGGATAGCGGCCGGGGCCAAACTGGCCTGGGATGGTTATCTATTTTCTCAACCAGACACGGCTTTTGTGATTGCCAATGACCTTTATGAAATGGCAAAAAGAATAGATCACCTCAAATGGCAGTCATCAGCTCTAAACATTCAAGGAATCAGCTGCCACATACGTGGAATGGACGACAAGGCCTTAATCTACTTTAACCGTTGCCTGGAAATAAACAAGGAATTAGGAGGAAAGAAAGGAATCGCCAACATGCAGAACAACATTGGCCTAATCTACCTGGATCAAGAGAAATTGGAGAAAGCCAAGGAGACCTTTTTGGCCGTGCTTAAAATCCGCGAAGAACTCAACCAAACCAAGGCCATGTCCAAAACCCTGAACAACCTGGGGCTTGTGTATATAGAACTGACCGAATATGACAAAGCGTTGAAGGTGTTTGAGCAAAGTCTGGAAATCAAAAAAGAATTCAATGATCCTAAGGAAATCGCCGCCGCCTACAACAATATAGGCCTGGTCTATCATCGGCAGGATAGTTTTGATCTGGCATTGAAATTCTACGAATTGACCCTGAAAATTCGCCTGGAGGTAAATGACTTAAGGGATCTATCTACCTCCTACTACAACCTGGGTGAAGTGTATTTTCAAAAAGGATATCTTGACAAGGCACAACCCTTACTTGATAAATCTTTAGCCATTGCTGAAGAAATTGGATGGCCAGATCGAATTTCTACCTGTACCGGTACCCTGTATAAGATCCAGGAAGAAAAAGGCAACGACAAGGAAGCTCTTAAGCTGTATAAAGTGCACGTGACCATGAGGGACAGTGTAAAGTCAGCCGAAGTGACCGAACAGCTTGCCCAAGCTGAATCGCGCATTCAGTTTGAAAAGGAACTACTCATTCGAGAACAAGATAAAAAGGAGGCCGAGCGACAAGCCGCAGTAGCTAAAGAAAGACGGAATACACTCCAATATTCGGGAATTGGAGCCGGTGTATTCTTGCTCTTTGGTCTGCTGTTTTTGCTGGTTAGAATCCCTTTACCAGCTTGGGCAGTAGAGTTGGCCACCTTTCTCCCATTTTTGATCCTGTTTGAATTCCTTCTCGTAATTACCGATCCCTGGGTGGAAAGTCTAACCGGTGGTGAACCGCTTTACAAGCTCCTGGTTAATGCCCTGCTGGCCGGATTCATTTTCCCCTTGCACAGCTTCTTTGAAAGATTACTGAAGAAACGGTTGTTCAATTTAGAATGA
- a CDS encoding tetratricopeptide repeat protein, which produces MKKLLVGLLLFSSFIQAQSNADSLLTVWNDSSLSDSIRVEALQTHLFKGLLFSQPDSAAILARELTDFSRDSRYLKGVVKGLNLQGIAHAIQGQYDEAIAKYEQGIKLADSIDEPRMVSSMRGNLGGIYYNQGDFFHALEIHQKSLNTHQEKNDTLGMANSLNSLSGIYYHLGDMEKALNSYRRSHDHFQQINNINGVALSKLNIGLILLEQGQVDSALVLFDQGLEMNKEIGNRLMEMSAHEYMAAAYDLKGDSAKVYEYYEQALLISQEMNSKKNNASILISLGRLELGKNNLTQAKQHAADAEKLCLEIEVLKESSELYLLLSQIAEKEGRNADALTFYKSHISYLDSLKSDDVKKQIAQTESRAQFEKEQLIKEQEQQEAARLNAEAKSRRDTLQYSGIGVGLLSLFGLTFLLGRVHLPAWSLELAVFLPILILFEFLLVVTDPWVDQISNGEPLIKLGVNVLLAGMIFPLHSLFERVLKRYLGQ; this is translated from the coding sequence ATGAAAAAACTGCTCGTTGGTCTTTTGCTTTTTAGTTCTTTCATTCAGGCCCAATCCAATGCCGATAGTTTACTCACTGTTTGGAACGATAGCAGTCTCTCGGATTCGATTCGGGTGGAGGCGCTTCAAACCCATTTGTTTAAAGGCTTGCTATTCTCTCAGCCGGATAGTGCCGCCATATTGGCTCGGGAATTAACCGATTTTTCCAGAGATTCCCGCTATTTAAAAGGCGTTGTTAAAGGGCTTAATTTACAGGGTATTGCTCATGCCATTCAAGGGCAATATGATGAAGCCATTGCCAAATATGAGCAGGGAATTAAGCTGGCCGATTCGATTGATGAACCCAGAATGGTTAGCAGTATGCGGGGTAATCTTGGGGGTATTTATTACAATCAAGGCGATTTTTTTCATGCTTTGGAAATCCACCAAAAGAGCCTGAATACCCACCAAGAAAAGAATGACACTTTAGGCATGGCCAACTCCTTAAACAGCTTGTCTGGGATTTATTATCACTTGGGTGATATGGAGAAGGCCTTGAATAGTTATCGACGCAGTCATGATCACTTTCAACAGATCAACAACATCAATGGGGTAGCCTTATCGAAACTTAATATAGGGCTCATTCTTTTGGAACAGGGTCAGGTTGATTCAGCCCTCGTACTTTTTGATCAAGGGTTGGAAATGAATAAGGAAATCGGAAATCGACTGATGGAAATGTCTGCCCATGAATATATGGCAGCTGCCTATGACCTGAAGGGTGACTCTGCCAAGGTTTACGAATATTATGAACAGGCGCTGCTCATTAGCCAAGAAATGAACAGCAAAAAAAACAATGCTTCCATATTGATTTCGCTCGGTCGATTGGAGCTCGGTAAAAACAACTTAACGCAAGCCAAGCAACATGCTGCGGACGCAGAGAAACTATGCCTGGAAATTGAAGTACTTAAAGAAAGCAGTGAGTTGTACTTGTTACTCTCTCAAATTGCCGAAAAGGAAGGACGGAACGCTGATGCCTTGACCTTCTACAAAAGTCATATATCCTATCTCGACAGCTTAAAGTCGGATGATGTAAAAAAACAAATTGCCCAAACGGAAAGTAGAGCTCAATTTGAAAAGGAGCAACTCATCAAAGAGCAGGAACAGCAGGAAGCAGCCCGCCTGAATGCGGAGGCAAAATCGAGAAGGGATACCTTGCAGTATTCGGGAATAGGAGTGGGGCTGTTGAGTTTGTTTGGCCTTACATTTTTGCTTGGTCGGGTTCATCTACCAGCCTGGAGTCTTGAGCTGGCGGTGTTTTTGCCCATCTTGATCCTTTTCGAGTTTCTGCTCGTTGTCACAGACCCCTGGGTGGATCAAATCTCCAATGGCGAACCTTTGATCAAGTTGGGGGTTAACGTCCTTTTGGCGGGTATGATTTTTCCGTTGCACAGCCTTTTTGAGCGGGTTTTGAAAAGGTATTTAGGGCAATAA
- a CDS encoding ankyrin repeat domain-containing protein, producing the protein MPAKFTGTLATVFLSLFLLTHSGKAQDNNVFVERAYWTSNPSIKQVKADIKKGNDPAAFNRHKFDAVTWAIIEQASNKTVWYLLKQDGNGVNKRSHDGRTPIFWAAYKGNLELMKELIAQGAATDLIDDHGYSLLTFAATTGQTNTELYDLCIQHGSDMGKENSKSGASSLLLMMPYINTNELLEYFTQKGLSIKDLDKKGNNAFVYASTTGNTFMMEYLLKRGMDPKANNSAAMLFAARGTRSKKNDLATFSYLMDLGVSPGAVDEENRSALHYLAGYGNNQEVFDFFLDYGISSNQADEKGNTAFHSVVSRNKAEIVQFFIDSKADVLVANEKGENAIHLAAKRGNIEILKMLLAEGRGINSRTKDGLTPLHLAAMTSKDDAVLKCLLDHGADKSLKTEFEESALDLALENELLKQNNVSTDFLK; encoded by the coding sequence ATGCCCGCAAAATTCACCGGGACACTTGCAACCGTTTTCCTGAGTCTTTTCCTACTTACTCATTCAGGTAAGGCCCAGGATAACAATGTTTTTGTGGAACGTGCCTACTGGACAAGTAATCCCTCTATCAAACAGGTAAAGGCGGATATCAAAAAAGGAAACGATCCCGCAGCCTTTAACAGACACAAGTTTGACGCCGTTACCTGGGCCATCATCGAGCAGGCTTCCAACAAAACCGTTTGGTACCTGCTTAAGCAGGACGGAAATGGGGTAAACAAACGTTCCCATGATGGACGTACTCCCATTTTTTGGGCAGCTTACAAGGGAAACCTGGAGTTAATGAAAGAACTCATTGCACAAGGAGCTGCAACTGATTTGATCGATGATCACGGATACAGTCTGCTCACCTTCGCGGCCACAACAGGCCAAACGAATACGGAGCTCTACGATTTATGCATTCAGCACGGATCGGATATGGGAAAGGAGAATAGTAAATCCGGTGCCTCTTCCCTGCTGCTGATGATGCCTTACATCAATACCAACGAATTGCTGGAATATTTCACCCAAAAAGGCCTGTCGATCAAAGACCTGGATAAGAAGGGTAACAATGCATTCGTGTATGCGTCTACTACCGGGAATACGTTTATGATGGAATACCTGCTCAAGCGAGGAATGGATCCAAAGGCCAATAACAGCGCTGCCATGTTGTTTGCAGCTCGGGGAACTCGCTCCAAGAAGAACGATCTGGCCACTTTCTCCTACCTGATGGATCTGGGCGTTTCCCCTGGAGCCGTTGATGAGGAGAACCGTTCAGCATTGCATTATCTTGCTGGCTATGGTAATAACCAGGAGGTTTTTGACTTTTTCCTGGATTACGGAATCAGCAGTAATCAGGCGGATGAGAAGGGAAATACGGCCTTTCACTCGGTGGTGAGTAGAAATAAGGCGGAAATCGTTCAGTTTTTTATCGACAGCAAGGCCGATGTTTTGGTGGCGAATGAAAAAGGAGAGAATGCCATTCACCTGGCCGCCAAGAGAGGTAATATCGAAATATTGAAAATGTTGCTCGCCGAAGGTCGAGGTATAAATAGCCGTACCAAAGATGGCCTTACTCCCTTGCACCTGGCTGCTATGACGTCGAAGGACGACGCCGTGTTAAAATGCCTGCTGGATCACGGTGCGGATAAATCCTTAAAAACAGAATTTGAAGAATCTGCTTTGGACCTGGCTCTGGAAAACGAGCTTTTGAAGCAAAACAACGTATCTACTGATTTTTTGAAGTAA
- a CDS encoding T9SS type A sorting domain-containing protein — protein MKLTIQLILGAVLCVLFPNLSFSNTPPPTQINSVTTGTNYSYPVSPSAGSLMEWSDPASWVGGVVPGAGAEVTIPSGSAILIDQNIEVQGIRVHGQLVVDPNLTQVDIKTEYILISGSNALFEWGTETAPFNGTGTLTLVGQNPSTIPGVTSIPAQNSKGIMAMMGGTLHIHGLYKDSWTQLNQTAFEGSYEIQVAQTIDGWHVGDSIAIASSATYDFEQMPFNSDDGHLQEAEVHEIAGVTPIGNDVIIELVDQLEYNHFGEIQSYSNGNRSWELDQRTEVGVLTRNIKIQGDLSSETTHHGGHIMIMLNSYGYVSGVELTRMGQESLKARYPFHWHLAKDVTGQYIKNCSLHHLYFRAVTVHGSQNAVVNDNVVFETQGHAMFFEDAVESGVTMDHNLVMNVRRPPNGVGPNSFIGSDRGNVNIRLRGPGAFWITNPDNTITNNHVAGVQGTGFWYGMPTGPTGPSANDPSYNGLQPDRIAIKKFDNNCAHGAMTGFHQDHANNDNSSSGVGGGNYFVSSAMGWQSVTNFTAYHCFRGWWTRTIGLGIDFRETVMADCPGQGMSVTSFEGRTTNSLFVGHSANAPFGSTHFPNQAISLYDGYIAAYECHFADFDWTEQSVFAMIGGRGNRTNNVFTGCTFSPNSKLYDPSQIPVRSVRLMSVAHDKDGVFTQPWGAVCVYHPFFVDDVHFSQQGNAKSYKTNEHFAALRIYHNYSLYYPPPSTNPDAGTQYMEWGDGHCIHLDERLQQKSQMAVVPNIGRIYKLRMIDGVPSPLDLHLKYARNGDVFDLQILDSPDALSVSTSGYVAKSSESQVWSSATNAYYWNPATHVLSIRMKPTGGGIGTETTLTATSNVQVTGGTKSALLARPSRPFGGTPRSENTKVEAEWYDYGGQNVAYYKAIPQGLNHYINQVPDPVDKKLNRRELQHGRLGEMLRLYKSPGGDLAVKDLDDGDYVNYTFYSPKGFSHDLMLHYAWRNGGEIEVYVNGKPSWTAPQILSSTGSNTTFTTVLLPAVTLQPGYNVVQIRPYTDDFSMDWFSIGAPDPIAPPAPVCKKSLSTTAELDVELEETIQVYPNPVVGDYVTVELSQVGAQDEVQLLDPLGKVCWTGHAEKSMRVEIPAESGVYLLKIQSELQGELTYRIIR, from the coding sequence ATGAAACTTACAATTCAACTCATCTTGGGAGCAGTCCTTTGTGTCTTGTTTCCTAATCTTTCTTTTTCTAACACCCCACCACCGACTCAGATAAATTCGGTGACCACAGGGACCAATTACAGCTATCCAGTTTCGCCTTCGGCTGGTAGTTTAATGGAATGGTCTGATCCCGCCAGTTGGGTGGGTGGCGTAGTACCCGGAGCGGGAGCAGAGGTGACCATTCCTTCCGGATCCGCCATTCTCATAGACCAGAATATTGAGGTGCAAGGGATACGGGTTCATGGACAACTTGTGGTTGATCCGAATTTGACCCAAGTGGATATCAAAACTGAATATATTCTCATTTCTGGAAGTAATGCCTTGTTTGAATGGGGAACCGAAACAGCTCCGTTCAACGGTACTGGTACCCTTACTTTGGTGGGACAAAACCCGAGTACTATTCCCGGTGTTACCTCTATACCAGCGCAAAACTCTAAGGGAATTATGGCCATGATGGGAGGTACTCTTCACATTCATGGACTTTATAAGGACTCCTGGACACAGTTGAACCAAACGGCCTTCGAAGGGAGTTACGAGATTCAAGTTGCGCAAACCATAGATGGGTGGCATGTTGGGGATTCAATTGCCATTGCCTCATCTGCGACCTACGATTTTGAACAAATGCCCTTTAATAGCGATGATGGACACCTTCAAGAGGCCGAAGTACACGAGATTGCTGGTGTTACCCCGATTGGAAATGATGTTATTATTGAACTGGTTGATCAGTTGGAATATAATCACTTTGGTGAGATTCAATCCTACAGCAATGGAAATCGCAGTTGGGAATTGGATCAGCGAACCGAAGTAGGCGTGCTTACCCGAAATATCAAAATTCAGGGAGACTTAAGTTCAGAAACTACCCATCACGGTGGACATATCATGATTATGCTCAATTCCTATGGCTACGTATCTGGTGTGGAGCTCACCCGTATGGGACAAGAAAGCCTTAAGGCCCGCTATCCCTTCCATTGGCATTTGGCCAAGGATGTGACTGGGCAATACATAAAGAACTGTTCCTTACACCACCTGTACTTCAGAGCAGTTACCGTTCACGGCTCTCAAAATGCCGTGGTCAACGATAATGTGGTTTTTGAAACCCAGGGTCATGCCATGTTCTTTGAAGATGCGGTTGAAAGCGGGGTGACCATGGATCACAACCTGGTCATGAACGTTCGTAGGCCTCCAAACGGAGTAGGTCCCAATTCATTCATTGGCTCTGATCGTGGAAATGTGAACATTCGTTTACGTGGACCGGGAGCTTTCTGGATTACTAACCCCGATAACACCATTACCAATAACCATGTAGCTGGAGTTCAGGGAACAGGATTTTGGTACGGAATGCCTACTGGACCTACCGGACCTTCGGCCAATGATCCATCATACAATGGACTACAACCAGACCGCATAGCGATCAAGAAATTTGACAACAACTGCGCTCATGGAGCCATGACGGGCTTTCATCAGGATCACGCCAACAACGATAACAGCAGCTCCGGAGTAGGCGGAGGTAACTACTTTGTTTCTTCAGCAATGGGTTGGCAATCGGTAACTAACTTTACAGCCTATCACTGTTTTCGGGGCTGGTGGACACGTACCATTGGATTAGGTATTGATTTTCGGGAAACCGTTATGGCCGATTGCCCGGGACAAGGAATGTCAGTTACTTCCTTTGAGGGGAGAACCACCAATTCTTTGTTTGTAGGCCACAGTGCCAATGCGCCCTTTGGCTCTACCCACTTTCCGAATCAGGCCATCTCTTTGTACGATGGCTACATTGCCGCCTACGAATGCCACTTTGCCGATTTTGATTGGACGGAGCAGTCGGTTTTTGCCATGATTGGAGGACGGGGCAACCGAACAAACAATGTGTTTACTGGTTGCACCTTTTCACCCAATTCCAAGTTGTATGATCCCAGTCAAATTCCAGTGCGATCCGTACGTTTGATGTCCGTGGCTCATGATAAAGATGGGGTTTTTACTCAACCCTGGGGTGCGGTTTGTGTGTATCACCCCTTCTTTGTGGACGACGTGCATTTTTCTCAACAAGGAAACGCTAAGAGCTATAAGACCAATGAACACTTCGCTGCTTTAAGAATTTACCACAACTACAGTTTGTATTATCCGCCACCAAGCACCAATCCCGATGCAGGAACCCAGTATATGGAGTGGGGTGACGGACACTGTATCCACTTGGATGAACGTCTCCAACAGAAGTCTCAAATGGCCGTGGTACCCAATATTGGTAGGATCTATAAGCTACGTATGATCGACGGCGTTCCAAGTCCTCTGGACCTTCATTTGAAGTATGCCAGAAACGGAGATGTTTTTGATCTCCAAATTCTTGACTCACCTGATGCGTTAAGTGTATCCACTTCGGGTTATGTGGCCAAAAGTAGCGAAAGCCAAGTATGGTCTTCGGCAACCAATGCTTACTACTGGAATCCGGCCACCCATGTTTTGTCCATTCGTATGAAACCTACTGGAGGTGGCATAGGAACTGAAACCACGTTAACAGCTACGTCTAATGTGCAGGTTACCGGAGGAACCAAGTCAGCGCTTCTGGCTCGTCCGTCGAGGCCTTTTGGTGGAACGCCGCGCTCTGAGAATACCAAGGTAGAGGCGGAATGGTATGACTACGGCGGGCAAAATGTGGCCTATTACAAGGCCATTCCTCAAGGGCTTAATCACTACATCAATCAGGTTCCCGATCCGGTTGATAAGAAGCTCAATCGCCGTGAATTGCAACATGGTCGCTTGGGGGAAATGCTAAGGCTTTACAAAAGTCCTGGTGGAGATTTGGCCGTAAAAGATCTCGATGATGGAGACTATGTTAACTATACCTTCTATAGCCCTAAAGGCTTTAGTCATGACCTCATGCTTCATTACGCCTGGCGAAATGGAGGCGAAATAGAAGTATACGTTAACGGTAAGCCTAGTTGGACCGCGCCGCAGATCTTATCATCTACCGGTAGTAACACCACGTTTACTACCGTTTTGTTGCCAGCGGTAACCCTTCAGCCTGGATACAACGTGGTTCAAATTCGGCCGTATACAGATGATTTCTCCATGGATTGGTTTTCCATTGGCGCCCCAGATCCCATTGCGCCACCAGCTCCTGTATGCAAGAAGTCGTTAAGTACCACCGCAGAATTGGACGTGGAGCTTGAAGAGACCATCCAGGTCTATCCTAATCCTGTTGTTGGTGATTATGTCACCGTAGAGCTTTCACAAGTGGGGGCCCAGGATGAGGTTCAACTGTTGGATCCCCTTGGCAAGGTTTGCTGGACCGGCCATGCGGAAAAGTCCATGCGGGTTGAAATCCCGGCGGAGTCAGGAGTTTACCTCTTAAAGATCCAAAGCGAACTTCAAGGAGAGTTGACCTACCGAATAATTCGGTGA